One genomic region from Anabaena sp. PCC 7108 encodes:
- a CDS encoding succinate dehydrogenase/fumarate reductase iron-sulfur subunit → MEVIFKIIRQQQNSVPVMQTYPLQVEPGNTILDCLNQIKWEQDGTLAFRKNCRNTICGSCAMRINGRSALACKENIGSELARLAQISSSKTPDNTVYQITIAPLGNMPVIKDLVVDMSSFWDNLEAVAPYVSTAARQVPEKEFLQTPQERSLLDQTGNCIMCGACYSECNAREVNPDFVGPHALAKAYRMVADSRDSDTENRLENYNEGTKGVWGCTRCFYCDSVCPMEVAPLEQITKVKQEILDRKQASDSRSIRHRKVLIDLVKAGGWIDERQFGIQVVGNYFRDLKGLLSLAPLGLRMLVRGKFPLSFEPSEGTQQVRSLIESIQKTES, encoded by the coding sequence ATGGAAGTTATTTTTAAGATTATTCGGCAACAACAAAATTCCGTCCCTGTTATGCAAACTTATCCTTTGCAGGTAGAACCAGGTAATACAATCCTAGATTGCCTTAATCAGATTAAGTGGGAACAAGATGGAACTTTAGCATTTCGTAAAAATTGCCGCAATACTATTTGTGGCAGCTGTGCGATGCGAATCAATGGACGTTCGGCTTTAGCTTGTAAGGAAAATATTGGTAGTGAACTAGCTAGATTAGCACAAATTTCATCATCGAAAACCCCAGATAATACCGTTTACCAAATCACCATTGCTCCTTTGGGTAATATGCCCGTGATTAAGGATTTGGTAGTGGATATGAGCAGTTTTTGGGATAACTTAGAAGCTGTTGCTCCTTATGTGAGTACAGCAGCGCGACAAGTACCAGAAAAAGAGTTTTTGCAAACACCACAAGAGCGATCGCTCCTCGATCAAACCGGCAATTGTATTATGTGCGGTGCTTGCTACTCTGAATGCAACGCCCGCGAAGTAAATCCAGACTTTGTTGGACCCCATGCTCTGGCCAAAGCATATCGCATGGTGGCAGATTCCCGCGATAGTGATACTGAAAATCGGTTAGAAAACTACAACGAAGGTACTAAAGGAGTTTGGGGTTGTACTCGCTGTTTTTACTGCGATTCAGTTTGTCCCATGGAAGTTGCACCATTAGAACAAATCACCAAAGTTAAACAAGAAATTCTTGACCGCAAACAAGCCAGCGATAGCCGTTCAATTCGTCACCGCAAAGTCTTAATCGATTTAGTGAAAGCAGGTGGTTGGATTGATGAACGTCAATTTGGTATCCAAGTAGTTGGTAACTACTTCCGCGATTTAAAAGGATTACTCAGCCTTGCACCTTTAGGCTTGCGAATGCTCGTCCGAGGTAAATTCCCCCTCTCCTTTGAACCATCAGAAGGCACACAACAAGTGCGATCGCTCATCGAATCCATTCAAAAAACCGAATCATGA
- a CDS encoding TolB family protein, which produces MTNDKLLIFLFLCSSLLTGCFGYPRLMSYPFDAGGRSLNSLASEVNPQISGRYIVFTTDRRGSQDVYMFDTVTRNLVDLPDLNSFDSIASHPSVTQDGRYIVFVGSRQGRSAIFLYDRETRQSRNLTTNLQAEVRNPRISADGSRIAFEFSNNGQWDILLYDRSGRQLNIPQEPR; this is translated from the coding sequence ATGACCAATGATAAATTACTTATTTTTTTATTTTTATGCTCTAGTTTGTTGACTGGGTGTTTTGGCTACCCGCGCTTGATGAGTTATCCATTTGATGCCGGTGGTCGGAGTCTCAATAGTCTGGCTTCAGAAGTAAATCCCCAAATTTCTGGGAGATATATTGTGTTTACGACTGACCGCAGGGGTAGTCAAGATGTTTATATGTTTGATACGGTGACTCGGAATTTGGTGGATTTACCGGATTTGAATTCCTTTGATAGCATTGCGTCTCATCCTTCAGTGACTCAAGATGGTCGTTATATTGTGTTTGTGGGGAGTCGTCAGGGACGATCTGCGATTTTTCTCTATGACAGGGAAACTCGTCAATCACGAAATTTAACTACTAATCTGCAAGCAGAAGTTCGCAATCCTAGAATTAGTGCTGATGGGAGTAGGATTGCTTTTGAGTTTAGTAATAATGGGCAATGGGATATTTTACTGTATGACCGTTCTGGACGACAGTTGAATATCCCACAAGAACCGAGGTGA
- a CDS encoding TolB family protein yields the protein MKTFISRFWLQPPIHWSLVFGLTSLLISCGANEISLGPTSLNSRYKEEQPAFSGNGRFLAFVSNRNGSQQLLVYDLETQAFIPTPGLNRRETIAESPSLSYTGRYICYITSDQGRPVVAFYDRSIQQSQILTPTYRGWIRNPYISPDGRYVVFESASRGQWDIEVLDRGPTVELDIPNGATVNN from the coding sequence GTGAAAACATTTATATCTAGATTTTGGCTCCAACCACCAATTCATTGGAGCCTAGTTTTTGGTTTGACAAGTTTACTTATATCTTGTGGTGCTAATGAGATTTCTTTGGGGCCTACTTCTCTGAATAGTCGCTATAAGGAGGAGCAACCTGCATTCAGTGGAAATGGTCGGTTTTTAGCTTTTGTATCTAATCGAAATGGTAGTCAGCAGTTGTTAGTGTACGACTTAGAAACTCAAGCTTTTATTCCTACACCAGGTTTAAATAGACGGGAAACAATTGCTGAAAGTCCTAGCCTGAGCTATACAGGCCGTTATATCTGTTACATCACTAGCGACCAAGGTAGACCAGTTGTGGCATTTTACGATCGCTCTATACAACAGTCACAAATCCTCACTCCCACCTATCGGGGTTGGATCAGAAATCCTTACATCAGTCCTGATGGGCGTTATGTTGTGTTTGAATCTGCTAGTCGTGGACAGTGGGATATTGAGGTTTTAGATCGAGGTCCGACTGTGGAGTTAGATATTCCCAATGGTGCAACTGTGAATAATTAA